The Blautia pseudococcoides genome segment AACCTGCTGGTTGTCCTCTGCGGCAATAAAGATGCCCAGCCCATTGTCAACAGCGGTTCCCTGTATTAGGCGGGACTGTGAACAGTAACAGGAGTGATGCCTTCATGGAAAACAAACCGAAGGAAAAACAAAAAAAACAGGTTCCCCTGCGGCTCTCCGCATCTCTTTACAATGACCTGGCCCAGTGGGCGGAGGATGACTTCCGCTCCGTCAACGGCCAGATCGAATATCTGCTGACCGAATGCGTGAAGCACAGAAAGCGGAGTCAGAAAAGCGCCACAGAGGAACCGGCGGCAGAATGAAGAAAATCCAGGCAGCGGCCAATTGATGAGCCGTGTATGCCTGGATTTTTTGCATGTGTTTTTTCAGAAATGTTTTCTGTATTTTTTTTCCGCTATGTTGATCAGGCTGTATAAAACAGCAGCGATGATACATAGAATAACAATACTCATGATCATGGTATCCAGTTTGAATACCTGACTGGAATAAATGATCAGATACCCAAGTCCCCGTTTGCTTCCGATCATCTCTCCGATCACCACGCCGATCAGGCAGAGGCCGATATTGACTTTCATAATGCTGAGGATCAGTGGTACGGAGGAAGGAAGAACCACTTTAAAAAGGGCATCCTTTTTCGTGCCCCTCAGTGTGGAAATCAGTTTCAGTTTATCCGGGTCCGTGCCGCAGAAGCCAGTGTACAGATTCAAGATCGCCCCAAAGATGGCTACAGACAGACCGGCAACGATGATGGTCTTGATGTTGCTGCCCAGCCACACGATCAAAAGCGGTGCCAGGGCTGATTTGGGCAGACTGTTCAGAACTACCAGATACGGCTCCAGAATCGAGGAAAGCTTCGGAAAACACCACAGAAGCACCGCAATGGCAATACCAAACACAGTGACCAGGGCGAAACTGGCAATGGTCTCCCAGAGTGTGACGCCCGTGTGTACGGCAAGTGTTCCATCCAGTATCATGTGGTACATGGCTAGGACCACCTGGGAAGGGCTGGAGAAGATGAAGGAATCAATAAGGCCCAGTCTTGCGCTGCCCTCCCAGAGCGCCAGAAAAGCCAGGAATATGAGGATGCGGATAAGCCGCACGATCTGGGAATCACGCCTTAATTTCCGCAGATAATTCCTCTGTCCTCTGGACATAGAAGTCATTTCAGCCATTGTGGTTTAGCTCCTTCCATATTTCATTAAAATAATTCTTGAACTCCGGAGCGCTGCGGGAGGTGAAAGGCGTGCGGTTATCCATGGTGAGTACAATGGGGATGATTCTTTTAATGGCAGCAGGACGTTTGCCGAGGATGATGACCCGGTCTGCCATGCTTATGGCTTCCGAGATATCATGAGTCACCAGAATAGCGGTTTTCTCCTCCCGCTTGATGATTTTTCCAATGTCGTCCCCCACAGAGAGACGTGTCTGATAATCCAGGGCGGAAAAGGGTTCATCCAGAAGCAGCAGATCAGGTTCCAAAGCCAGCGTGCGGATCAGCGCGGCACGCTGCCGCATACCACCGGAAAGCTGGGACGGGCGCGATTCTTTAAACTTATCCAGGCCGTAATCAGCCAGAAGATGATTGACTTTGTCTCTGGCATTTGGGGAGTTCTTTTTCTGGATCTCCAGTCCTAAAAGTACATTGCTGTAAATGGTGCGCCATTCAAAAAGGTGGTCTTTTTGCAGCATGTAACCGATATTTGTCACTGATTCACTGAGTGGTTTTTTGTTTAGAAGAATTTCACCTTCTTCCGGGATGAGCAGACCGCAGAGCATATCCAGAAGCGTGGATTTTCCGCAGCCGGACGGACCTACGATCGCCAGGAATTCTCCTTTTTCCACAGAAAAAGATATATGGGACAGAGCGGGTGTTTCACCGGACTTTGTATGATAGGCATAACTGACATCTTTTACTTCTAAAAGAGGTGTATCCATAAGTTGTCATTCCTTTCTTATTTCTATTGGCAGGCAGGTGTGAGACTGTCTGTTTTTGGGGATGGTAATTGGCAGTTACGGTCCACGGCACTGCATTTATTGCAGGGCTGTGAATTTGTAACATACAGTATCATATGATAAAAAGCCGGGGGTTGACATATGGGAAGGGGATGCACTTGTGTTTTTCTTTGATTATTGATAAAATAAGTACGGATTGGGAAACCTATCCGGTAACGGAAACATGATTTGACAAGAACAGGAGGCAAAACTATGAGAATTTTATTTTTTGACACCAAGAACTACGACAGGGCATCCTTTGATAAACAACTGGAAAATTATCCGGGAATAGAGATCGACTATCTGAAAACAGATCTGGCACCCAAGACGGCGCCGCTGGCAAAAGGGTTTGACGCTGTGTGCGCCTTTGTAAGCTCCGACGTGGGGGCAGAGACTGTGACAGCGCTCCATGAGGCGGGGGTAAAACTGATCCTTATGCGCTGCGCGGGATTCAACAATGTGGACCTGGAAAAAGCGGGAGAGTACGGCATCCGGGTTATGCGCGTGCCGGGCTATTCCCCGGAAGCAGTAGCGGAACATGCCATGGCGCTGGCCCTTACAGCGAACCGCAGGATCCATAAGGCATATGTAAAAGTCCGGGAAAATGATTTCAGCTTAAGCGGCCTGATGGGATTTAACTTTTACCAAAAGACAGCAGGTATTGTGGGAACCGGAAAGATCGGTGCGGCTATGGCGAAAATCTGCCGTGGTTTTGGTATGAAGGTCATTGCCTATGATGTATACCAGAATCCGGACCTGGATTTTGCCGAATATGTCTCTTTGGATGAACTGCTTAAAAGAAGTGACCTGATCTCCCTGCACTGCCCGCTGATGGACAGCACCTACCACCTGATCAACAGGGAGACCATCGCAAAAATGAAGGACGGAGTGGTACTGGTCAACACGTCGAGAGGCGGACTTGTGAAGACAGAAGATTTGATCGAGGGAATCCGTGCCCGCAAGTTCTTCGGTGTGGGTCTGGATGTGTACGAGGAGGAGACAAAGAACGTATTTGAGGACCGTTCTGACGAAATTCTGGAGCATTCCACAACGGCAAGGCTCCTCTCTTTCCCAAATGTAATGATCACCTCCCATCAGGGATTCTTTACCCAGGAAGCCCTTGCAGCTATTTCCCAGACTACCCTGGACAATGCGTCTGCATTTGAAAAGGGGGAGACAAACAGTAATGAAGTTCTGAAAAGGGAATCATAAAATGGACCGGAAAAGAAACTACCAGAGAGAACTGGAAAAAGTCCTGGAACAGATAAAAAAGGAAGAAAGAGTTCCCACTTTGTTCCTGCACAGCTGCTGCGCTCCATGCAGCAGCTATGTGCTGGAATATCTGTCACAGTATTTTGAGATAACCGATTTTTTCTTCAATCCCAATATTTCACCTGAAAAGGAATATGAGAAGCGGGAGGAAGAACTTGAGCGGCTCATAGGATCCATGCCTTTTGTACATAAGCCGAAGTTTTTAAAAGGGGAGTATTGCCCTGAGAAATTTTATGCCATGGCAGAAGGAATGGAAGATATCCCGGAGGGAGGCAGGCGCTGCTTTGCCTGTTATGAAATGCGCATGGAGGAGGCTGCAAGACTTGCGGCAGAGGGAGGATATGATTATTTCACCACAACCCTGTCCATCAGTCCCCTGAAAAATGCGGCAAAGATCAATGAGATAGGAGAAAAGCTGGAAGAGAAATATCATGTCCGGCATCTGCCGTCAGATTTCAAAAAGAAAAACGGGTATAAGCGTTCCACAGAGCTTTCCGGAGAATATGGCCTGTACCGGCAGGATTTCTGCGGCTGTGTATTCTCAAAAAGGGAACGTGACAAGAGAGAGGCGGAAAAGGGTAACAGTTCAGACAAGCTGAACTGTTACCCATCCAGCCATTAAAAATCGCTTCGCGATGGGCTGGATACCTGCTGGCACTACTTTTTCATACGGTCAGCGCAGTAAATGCGCAGACCTGTCTGAACTGTTACAGAAAAGGGGCAGCAGTGATATGGAAAAATTTCTTGCACGGTACCAAAGATAATGATAAACTGTTACCCATAAGCCGGATAAGCGGCTTACGGCTGCAGCAGGTAGCAGAATCCTGGGATAGCCGGAACAATAAATAAATCAATTTGTAAAAAAGTGAGGTACATAAAGATGGCTCAGTTATGGGGCGGACGTTTCACCAAGGAGACGGATCAGTTGGTATATAATTTCAATGCGTCGTTAAGTTTTGACAATAAGCTTTACAAACAGGACATTACAGGAAGCATGGCACATGCCGCGATGCTTGCAAAACAGGGGATTATCACGGAGAAGGAGAAAGAGGCGATTCTGGAAGGCTTGAAAGGGATCCTGGCTGATATTGAAAGCGGAGCACTTGCCTTTTCCCCTGAGTATGAAGATATCCACAGTTTTGTGGAGGCGAATCTGATTGCCCGCTGCGGCGATGTGGGTAAAAAGCTGCACACAGGCAGAAGCCGCAACGACCAGGTGGCCCTTGATATGAAGATGTATGTGAGGGATGAGATCGGGGAGATTGACATCCTCTTAAAAGAACTGCTGGAGTCCATTTATAAGGTTATGGATGAGAATGTACATACTTACATGCCGGGATTCACCCATCTGCAGAAAGCGCAGCCTTTGACACTGGCACATCATTTCGGCGCGTATTTTGAGATGTTCAAGCGCGACAGGAGCCGTATGGCGGATGCAAAAAAACGTCTGAACCTCTGTCCTCTTGGAAGCGGAGCGCTGGCGGGTACCACCTATCCTCTTGACAGGGATTTTACAGCCAAAACCCTGGGATTTGACGGGCCAACCCTGAACAGCATGGATTCCGTGGCTGACAGGGATTACCTGATCGAGCTTTTGTCAGGTCTTTCCACCATTATGATGCACTTGAGCCGTTTCTGTGAGGAGATTATTCTGTGGAACTCCAATGAATACCGTTTTGTGGAGATTGATGACGGGTACAGCACAGGCAGCAGTATCATGCCCCAGAAGAAAAATCCGGATATTGCCGAGCTGGTAAGAGGAAAGACAGGTCGTGTCTATGGCGCGCTCATGTCTATTCTGACTACCATGAAAGGCATTCCTCTTGCATACAATAAAGATATGCAGGAAGACAAAGAATTTACCTTTGATGCCATTGATACCGTAAAAGGCTGCATCGCTTTATTTAACGGTATGATCGCCACCATGTCCTTCCGCAGGGAGAATATGGAAAAGAGCGCAAAGAACGGCTTTACCAATGCCACAGACGCCGCAGACTACCTGGTGAACAATGGCGTTCCGTTTAGGGATGCCCACGGCATTGTAGGACGTCTGGTGCTTGCCTGCATTGAGAAAAATATCTCTCTGGATGAGATGAGCCTTCCGGAGTATCAGGAAATCAGTCCCGTGTTCAAAGAGGACATCTATGAGGCGATCAGCATGAAGAACTGTGTGGAGAAGAGAAATACCATCGGTGCTCCTGGTGAGGCTGCCATGAAGCAGGTTCTGACACTGCACAAAAAATATCTGGAAGAAAACTAAAAAATGCTTGCTTTTTTCCTGGATTTGTTATAGTATTGTTTAGGAAAAACAAATGTGCGCACAGGAAGAACAATCCCTCCGCACAGAATACATAGACGAGGAGAATTGCCGTATGAGTGAGAAATTAAGAGTGGGTATATTAGGCGCAACAGGAATGGTAGGACAGAGATTTATCTCTCTGCTTGAAGATCATCCCTGGTTTGAAGTGGTAACTGTGGCCGCCAGTGCAAGAAGTGCAGGCAGGACATATGAGGAGGCCGTAGGCGGACGCTGGAAAATGGATACTCCCATGCCGGAAGCCGTGAAAAAGCTGGAAGTCATGAATGTATCTGAGGTGGAGAAAGTGGCATCCACCGTTGACTTTGTATTCTCTGCTGTTGATATGAGCAAAGAGGAGATCAAAGCCATTGAGGAGGCATACGCAAAGACAGAGACACCGGTTGTGTCCAACAACAGCGCACACCGCTGGACACCGGACGTACCTATGGTAGTGCCGGAGATCAATCCGGAGCACTTTGATGTCATTGAATTCCAGAAAAAACGTCTGGGGACCACAAAAGGCTTCATTGCCGTAAAACCCAACTGTTCCATCCAGAGTTACGCACCGGTGCTCACAGCATGGAGAGAATTTGAGCCATACGAAGTAGTGGCAACCACTTACCAGGCAATCTCCGGAGCAGGCAAGACCTTCAAAGACTGGCCGGAAATGCAGGGAAATGTGATCCCCTTCATCGGTGGTGAGGAAGAGAAAAGCGAGCAGGAACCTCTCCGTCTCTGGGGTGAGATAAGAGACGGCGTGATCGAGAAGGCAGCAGAGCCTGTTATCACCACCCAGTGTGTGCGTGTGCCGGTACTGAACGGACATACAGCAGCCGTATTTGTAAAATTCAGAAAGAACCCGGCCAAAGAGCAGTTGATCGAAAAGATGGTGAACTTTAAAGGGGCTCCCCAGGAGTTAGACCTGCCAAGCGCTCCCAAGCAGTTCATCCGCTATATGGAAGAAGACAACCGTCCGCAGGTTACCCTGGATGTTGATTATGAAAATGGAATGGGTGTAACGGTAGGTCGTCTGAGAGAGGACAGTGTATATGATTACAAGTTCATCGGCCTTTCTCACAACACCGTGCGCGGCGCTGCCGGCGGTGCTGTCCTTTGTGCAGAGACACTGAAAGCCAAAGGATTTATCACAAAAAAATAAAACTTTAAGTCAGACCGGGGAGCTCCCTCCGGTCTGATTGCATGGAAGAGGAGCTTTTATGAATAAATCTTTATTTATCGCAGAAAAGCCCAGTGTGGCACAGGAATTTGCCAGGGCTCTCAAAGTCCAGACTGCCCGTCATGACGGATATCTGGAGTCAGAGAACACCATTGTCACCTGGTGCGTAGGTCATCTGGTCACCATGAGCTACCCGGAGAAATATGACATGAAATATAAAAAATGGAGTCTGGAGACCCTGCCTTTTCTGCCTGAAGAATTTAAATACGAAGTCATACCGTCCGTATCCAAACAGTTTCAGATCGTGAGCGGACTACTTAACCGGGATGACGTTTCCACCATCTATGTCTGTACCGACTCCGGGCGGGAGGGAGAGTACATCTACCGCCTGGTTGCCATGATGGCAGATGTAAAAGACAAGGAACAGAAGAGGGTGTGGATTGACTCCCAGACAGAGGAAGAGATACTTAGGGGAATCCGGGAGGCAAAGGATTTAAGCGCCTATGATAATTTATCTGCCTCCGCCTATCTGCGGGCCAAGGAAGATTATCTGATGGGTATTAATTTCTCCCGGCTTCTCTCTTTAAAATATGGCAATGCCATATCTAATTACCTGGGCAGCAAATACCAGGCCATATCTGTGGGCCGTGTCATGACCTGTGTTATGGGCATGGTGGTGCGCCGGGAACGGGAAATCCGTGAATTTGTAAAAACACCCTTTTACCGTGTGCTGGGCAGCTTTTCGGCGGGCGGACACCCCTTCGACGGGGAGTGGCGTGGCGTGGAGGGCAGCCGGTATTTCCAGTCGCCTTATCTCTATAAGGAGAACGGATTCAAAGAGCGGAAACATGCGGAGGAATTAAAGGCCATTTTGTCGGCTGATCCTCCTTTTAAAGCTGTGGTGGAGAAGATCGAGAAGAAAAAGGAAAATAAAAATCCGCCTCTTCTTTTTAACCTGGCAGAGCTTCAGAATGAATGCTCCCGCTTATTTAAGATCAGCCCGGATGAGACTTTGAAAATTGTCCAGGAGCTGTATGAGAAAAAACTGGTCACTTACCCCAGAACAGATGCCCGTGTGCTCTCCACCGCGGTGGCAAAAGAGATACAGAAAAACATTGGCGGTCTGCGTGGGTATGTGCACGGAAAGCCGTTTGCAGAGGAGATCCTGGCAGAGGGCAGTTATAAGGATCTGGCGAAGACAAGATATGTCAATGACAAGCAGATCACAGACCACTATGCTATTATCCCTACGGGACAGGGAATGGGTGCTTTGGGCAGCCTCCATCCCTCTGCGGCGAAGGTTTATGAGACTGTGGTGCGCAGGTTTCTGAGTATTTTTTATCCCCCTGCTGTTTACCAGAAGGTGAGTATTGTGTCGGTGATTGAAAAGGAAAGACTGTTTTCCTCATTTAAGATCCTGGTCTCCGAGGGATACTTGAAGGTGGTGCAGAACTCTTTTGCAAAAAAGAAGGAGGAGAGTGCCCAGGAGGAAGGGGAGCAGACAGAAGATACCAGCTTCTTGGAAATACTGCAGACCATCAAAAAGGGCAGTGAGCTGGATATCACGGATTTCCAGATAAAAGAGGGGGAGACATCCCCGCCGAAACGTTACACCTCAGGTTCCATGATCCTGGCTATGGAAAATGCCGGGCAGCTCATCGAGGACGAGGAGCTGAGAGCACAGATAAAGGGAAGCGGAATCGGCACCAGTGCCACCAGGGCGGAAATTTTGAAAAAGCTTATGACCATCAAATATCTGGCCCTGAATAAGAAGACACAGGTCATCACCCCCACTTTGCTGGGAGAGATGATCTTTGACGTGGTCAATGCCTCCATCCGTTCCCTGCTGAACCCGGAGCTTACGGCAAGCTGGGAGAAAGGACTTACTTATGTGGCTGAGGGGGAGATCACCCCGGACGAATACATGGAAAAGCTGGAGAATTTTGTCAGAAGCAGAACCCAGGGCGTGCTGGGACTGAGAAATCAACTGGCGCTGAAGCAATTTTTTGACGCGGCGGCCGTATATTACAAAAAAGCCGGAAAATCCGGCGGAAAGAGGTAAAGAGAATGGAACAGTTAAAAATCAGTGAATTATACAGTGATTTAAACCAGACAATGGCAAAAGAACTTCTGGAAAGCAAGACCTATCCCTGGGAAGCGCTTCCCTTCATCAGTGGATTTATCGTTAAACTGGGCAGCACGCTCAGTGAGGAAGAGTATGAGAAAAGAGGGGAGAATGTGTGGATCGCCAAGTCCGCAAAGGTTGCACCCACGGCATTCATCAATGGTCCTGCGATCATCGGCAAAGACGCGGAAGTACGCCACTGCGCATTTATCCGCGGGAATGCGCTGGTTGGGGAAGGGGCTGTTGTGGGGAATTCCACAGAGCTTAAAAATGTGATCCTGTTCAATAAAGTACAGGTTCCCCACTACAATTACGTGGGGGATTCTATTCTGGGATTTAAGTCTCATATGGGGGCAGGCTCCATCACCTCCAATGTAAAGTCTGATAAAAAGCTGGTGGTGGTAAAAGGCGCGTCAGAAAAGATTGAGACAGGACTGAAAAAATTCGGTGCCATGCTGGGGGATGAAGTGGAAGTGGGATGCGGTTCTGTACTGAATCCGGGAACTGTGATCGGAAGCCACAGCAACATTTATCCTCTGTCCTCAGTGCGCGGAGTGGTTCCGGCTGACAGTATCTATAAGAATAAGAACGAAGTGGTGGAGAAGATAGAAGAATAAAGGCGATCCCATTTTAATAGGCGAGTCTGTATGGAATTGTGCCTGTAACTGTGAGGATACGGAACCGTTACGAATAAAGTGTAATGAATCCGGTCTGCCGGATTTTCGTGCTGGAGCGTGGTCTTTTGGGACCACGCTCCTCTTGGTAAAGCCATGCAGCATTTGGAGGCCCTTCATATGATATGGGAAAGGAGTTCCTTGCCGTGATCTGTCAGCAGGGGATGCAGAAGATTCCAGGCCTGCTTTTGATAAGGTGGCCGTCTCCCCGGATTTCAGCCGGGAAAATGGTTTCCAGTAAATGCAGGGCAGCAGTAGCGCATCAATGCCGTCAAAAACCAGTGAAAGCTGCCGCTGCTGAGAGGAGGCTCTCATGCGGTCAGATAAAATAAATCCGGTATAAAAGAAACAAGAGCATAACAGAAAGAACTGACAGACCTGCATAGAACAAAGCTCGGCTTACCGGTCCGTTGGCATGGCACAGGTCCAGGCTGATGCCGAATTTAAGTGGGTATAAAATACGCACATTTTTGTAGTTGAGCATATCAATCAGCATGTGAGAGAGCATGGCGACAAAAAAATAAGGGGTAAGGTCCGGGAAAATTCCATACACAATACCGTTTAGGATCACCAGTGCGGGCAGAGAATGCATGAAGGACCTGTGCGGCTGGTTCTTTCCAAAGGTGCACACTCCAAGGAATAGCAGAAAACTTACGGCGAGTCTGTATATGCTGCTCTCTTTTTGAAAACGGTATCGGATTCCCACATTCCATTTCCACTCGGCAAAGAGCAGTGCAGCGATGACCAATAAGGTGAGTATGGAGATTTTGTTTAGCTGTTCCCTGGAATCCGAGGTGGTTACGTCAATATCGCTGATGACTGAGCCGATGGCGGCTGTACCCAGACATAATAATAAACTGCTTAAGGTTTGAGGCTGCGTTACGCAGACGGCAGCCGCAGTACCTACAGATAGATGTGTTTTTCCTGTCATATGTACTCCAATTCTTGTTTGTATTATTTAAGTTTTGTATTCCATCTCTTTCCGCAGTCCGGAAGTTTTTTGGATAGCGGAAAGAGACAGAGATCAGTATTTCAGAAGGGCATAGCGTATGAGGAAGAGCAGCATCAAATGTACCGGGTAAAAGAGGTAGAAAAAGTATTTGATCTTCCGGCCCCTCTGTCCGTTATACATGTTGATAGGGATAAAAGCCAGGCAGGCGGGTGCTTCCCACAGCAGAGAGAGGCAGCCTGCAATGGTCCTTTCCAGGGGATAGCTCTGGAACAAGTACAGTATGATAATGAGAATGACACCTTTATAACTGTAATCTGTTTTTAAAAGATATCCCAGAAGAAGACCGGCCCCGGCGGCCACAAGTGCCAGTGCGGGCATTTTTTTGCGGGCTTCATCCATAGCCATGAGTGTAAGAAATCCGATCAGCAGGGTGATCATTACATTTTGATAAGAAAACTCCAGGACGCTGCCGTTAAAGCATAAATCAAAGGGAATCTCCGAGAGAAGGGCAAACAGGGCGAGCCGCAGTGCGTATTTCTTTCTGTCTGAGGTGTGGATAAACCCTTCAACAAGAAGAAAACAGAATATGGGAAAGGCAATGCGGCCTGTTTTTCTGAGTGCCCAGTCAATGTTCCATATAAGAAGTGTATTTTCGTAGGAAAGGGCCTGGGGCAGATTCATCTGATAGGCCTGCATGTATCCGTTTTCCAGGATGACGGCACCGATATGGTCGATCAGCATGGTGACTATGGCAATGATTTTCAGTGTAGATCCCGGAAAAACAGGGGGCAGAAGCTGCCAGCGGGATGGGCGGAATGAATTTTTTGGCATATAGTGTCTCCTTTATGTGATATTTCCTACCTATCATATATCTGAATCAGGTAATTTGGCAAGATATGTTTCACATTTATAGATACTGCTTTTGAGAGGGCACTGCATTTCGGCGCAGCCTGACTTGGGAGGCTTGTGCATGGCGCGGCATTCCCTTGGGGAAATCACCTTTCTGAGGTTCCTGATTCGATGACATTTTTTTTATTTTTATACTTCCATTTTTAATAACTATATGCTATAATAACATCGTTATAAATCTTTAGGGGCATTAGCGCAGCTGGGAGCGCGCCACAATGGCATTGTGGAGGTCACGGGTTCGAATCCCGTATGCTCCATGCCTGATTTGGAACCCGCTGTTTAGCGGGCTTTTTTTTAATGTCAATTAAAAACCAAAAGTCGATTATCTGCATAAACACTGGATTTATTAATACTTATAAACGGATTGCTTGTGTGTTTTACTATTCATTTACCACATATGATTGAGCTTTGATATGACTTAATTTTAATAACTATGATAGGCACTTTTATTGAAGTGCCGTTTCTATGTAACAGAAAAGCAGTCATATCAACTGCTCTATAAACCTATATTTACCAAGTATATTGCTTTATTGCTCGTATTGTATTAAAATCCCTGCACAAATTACTGCTGATTTATTAAACAATGAAACAAATCCACCTGCCATTGAAGATATTGCAATTACTCTTTCTTTTCTTCCTTGCCATAAACTGGAAGTCGCCGTTCTTAAAAAAATTAGTGCATAAGTATTAAACCAATTGTTTGTTATAGCACCTCAATAACCTCAAAGCGTTCAAATGTGACAGGGGTTTGAGTGGTAAATGTATAACCACGTTTCGCTGAGTCACGTGTCCAATAGCGTATATTACCTGATTTCCATTGTTCAAAGTTTTCGTCCTCCCCCTCAAGTTTTACCATGTCCCAAGTTAAGTCGCAAAATTTGACAGTTTTAAGATACACTGTCTTTATCACGCAGGCTGGATTGCCATGTCCATCCAATACGAGGGATAAATCACCAACGCTGGGTGTCTGCTCATCCTCCAATAGAATTGAGACAGTTGCCGTTTTCTTTCCTGTAAGCACCAAATTCAAAAGCTCATCTGCCATTTCAGGACTATCACCAAAAGCAAAACACTCATAATATTTTTTGTTCTCATTTTCTATAGAATTCATTTTTTATCATATCCTTTCAAATTCCAATTTGTTTCTCTAAAGTATAAGCATATCATTATCGTCAAATTCATCGCGAGGCCCCCAAGCAACTTCCCAGTAATATCCCAAGTCACTAAAATGAGCATGATATCCACCCCAAAATACATCTTGCGGTTCTTTCACAATCGTTGCACCTACATTACGTGCAAGCTCTATAATTTCTCTTACCTCTGCTTTTGATTTCGC includes the following:
- a CDS encoding TraX family protein, with protein sequence MPKNSFRPSRWQLLPPVFPGSTLKIIAIVTMLIDHIGAVILENGYMQAYQMNLPQALSYENTLLIWNIDWALRKTGRIAFPIFCFLLVEGFIHTSDRKKYALRLALFALLSEIPFDLCFNGSVLEFSYQNVMITLLIGFLTLMAMDEARKKMPALALVAAGAGLLLGYLLKTDYSYKGVILIIILYLFQSYPLERTIAGCLSLLWEAPACLAFIPINMYNGQRGRKIKYFFYLFYPVHLMLLFLIRYALLKY
- a CDS encoding ASCH domain-containing protein, which produces MNSIENENKKYYECFAFGDSPEMADELLNLVLTGKKTATVSILLEDEQTPSVGDLSLVLDGHGNPACVIKTVYLKTVKFCDLTWDMVKLEGEDENFEQWKSGNIRYWTRDSAKRGYTFTTQTPVTFERFEVIEVL
- a CDS encoding metal-dependent hydrolase, which produces MTGKTHLSVGTAAAVCVTQPQTLSSLLLCLGTAAIGSVISDIDVTTSDSREQLNKISILTLLVIAALLFAEWKWNVGIRYRFQKESSIYRLAVSFLLFLGVCTFGKNQPHRSFMHSLPALVILNGIVYGIFPDLTPYFFVAMLSHMLIDMLNYKNVRILYPLKFGISLDLCHANGPVSRALFYAGLSVLSVMLLFLLYRIYFI